From a single Cydia strobilella chromosome 17, ilCydStro3.1, whole genome shotgun sequence genomic region:
- the LOC134748883 gene encoding uncharacterized protein LOC134748883 isoform X1: protein MTEVNDDFTGLMEYFAIDDQELNKVDVKSVKMDDFQHNNYITDSWQSPDDLLENIFSLEQGSLNFLEEALPDFNLDPDNVPQSSGAVSSSCSDSGLSSDPAEFDFEQQLSPFLIQNSCDEDLTCAGLEPTSPGAVQDVVIQDCSEASNSSDAFDVLNFEQNVVPGFINKNTFQNDKGGRKRRLSQTPQAVVQPKVQKPSIKIAANVKPQLVVKSQPQKPLKVANIQVINPPPKVYCKPVETVAPQRKVIRVAPMAGNPRSILLPVTIKDMKDLKSIKIINAADLKNASNIKLAAANLLSQSKRHDFKVESRNDYEYENNNNCDDSGTEHSDDDDDHAPQNNGGGYPRLVLTPEERRLLAKEGITLPTSYPLTKHEERELKRIRRKIRNKISAQDSRKRKKEYVDGLEDRVKQCTAENQTLIRRLKILQSQNQSLSTQLKRLQNVLTGATTAGGKAQPATCLLVLLLSVALVALPSLRDDVRPPPAPAHPHPHPPAAPPAPQLPAQRARALLQHTKMVLDEAVIDDGEFNMDELITFNRHSDHDYQITKAEIPTLPGGYHDLPIDEDWPPNLKKRMKTIHFDYDDGHDYLPPIVKEENYENAYKIEAKIDEIEDNAFFTNTLMSTGRKLGELIDLFPPIPVKNEDILVEEVSDYDTRNITEVKSFIVNGVNGI from the exons ATGACTGAAGTTAACGATGATTTCACCGGATTAATGGAATATTTCGCGATAGATGATCAAGAATTAAACAAAGTGGAtgttaaaagtgttaaaatgGATGACTTTCAGCACAATAATTACATT ACGGACTCGTGGCAGAGTCCGGATGATCTCCTGGAGAACATCTTCTCTCTGGAGCAGGGGTCCCTCAACTTCCTCGAGGAAGCCTTGCCGGACTTCAACTTGGACCCCGACAATGTGCCCCAGTCCTCCGGAGCTGTTAGTAGCTCGTGTTCAGATAGTGGGCTTTCCAGTGATCCTGCTGAGTT CGACTTCGAGCAGCAGCTCTCCCCGTTTCTGATCCAGAACTCCTGCGACGAGGACCTGACCTGCGCGGGCCTGGAGCCGACCAGCCCCGGCGCCGTCCAGGACGTGGTCATCCAGGACTGCAGCGAAGCCTCCAACTCTTCTGATGCCTTCGACGTGCTCAACTTCGAGCAAAACGTCGTGCCCGGCTTCATCAATAAGAATACATTCCAAAATG ACAAAGGCGGGAGGAAGCGGCGCCTCTCGCAGACGCCCCAGGCCGTGGTGCAGCCCAAGGTGCAGAAGCCTTCGATCAAGATCGCAGCCAATGTGAAGCCACAACTGGTGGTCAAGTCGCAACCGCAGAAGCCTTTAAAAGTTGCCAATATACAG GTCATCAACCCGCCACCAAAAGTATACTGCAAGCCCGTCGAAACCGTCGCCCCCCAACGTAAAGTCATCCGCGTCGCGCCCATGGCCGGCAACCCTCGCTCCATTCTCCTCCCCGTCACCATCAAAGACATGAAGgacctcaagtccatcaagatcATCAATGCTGCAGACTTGAAGAACGCCTCCAATATCAAATTGGCAGCGGCAAATCTTCTGTCTCAGAGCAAACGACACGACTTCAAAGTGGAATCTAGGAATGATTATGAAtatgagaataataataactgcg ACGACTCCGGCACCGAGCACAGCGATGATGATGACGACCACGCCCCCCAGAACAACGGCGGCGGCTACCCGCGCCTGGTCCTCACCCCCGAGGAGCGCCGGCTCCTCGCCAAGGAGGGCATCACCCTCCCTACCAGCTACCCCCTCACCAAACACGAGGAGAGAGAGCTCAAGAGGATCAGGAGGAAGATCAGGAATAAGATCTCCGCACAGGACTCGAGGAAGCGCAAGAAGGAATACGTTGACGGGCTCGAAGACAg GGTTAAGCAGTGTACAGCCGAGAACCAAACCCTGATCCGAAGGCTAAAAATTCTGCAGTCGCAGAACCAGTCGCTGTCCACGCAACTGAAGAGGTTACAG AACGTGCTGACGGGCGCCACGACAGCCGGCGGCAAGGCGCAGCCCGCCACGTGCCTGCTGGTGCTGCTGCTGTCGGTGGCGCTGGTGGCGCTGCCGTCCCTGCGCGACGACGTGCGCCCCCCGCCCGCCCCcgcgcacccgcacccgcacccgcccGCCGCCCCGCCCGCGCCCCAGCTCCCCGCGCAGCGAGCGAGGGCCCTGCTGCAGCATACTA AAATGGTGCTGGACGAAGCCGTGATCGACGACGGCGAGTTCAACATGGATGAGCTGATCACCTTCAACCGTCACTCCGACCACGACTACCAGATCACCAAGGCAGAGATCCCCACCCTCCCGGGCGGCTACCACGACCTGCCCATCGACGAGGACTGGCCCCCCAACCTCAAGAAACGCATGAAAACCATACACTTCGACTACGACGACGGACACGATTACCTCCCCCCTATCGTCAAGGAGGAAAACTACGAAAACGCATACAAAATAGAAGCAAAAATCGACGAAATAGAGGACAACGCGTTCTTCACTAACACCCTCATGTCTACAGGAAGGAAACTAGGCGAGCTGATCGATCTCTTCCCGCCCATACCGGTCAAGAACGAAGATATACTCGTAGAAGAAGTATCCGATTATGATACGAGGAATATTACAGAAGTTAAAAGCTTCATCGTGAATGGTGTGAACGGTATTTAG
- the LOC134748883 gene encoding uncharacterized protein LOC134748883 isoform X2, which yields MDKKLDLLSLLETDSWQSPDDLLENIFSLEQGSLNFLEEALPDFNLDPDNVPQSSGAVSSSCSDSGLSSDPAEFDFEQQLSPFLIQNSCDEDLTCAGLEPTSPGAVQDVVIQDCSEASNSSDAFDVLNFEQNVVPGFINKNTFQNDKGGRKRRLSQTPQAVVQPKVQKPSIKIAANVKPQLVVKSQPQKPLKVANIQVINPPPKVYCKPVETVAPQRKVIRVAPMAGNPRSILLPVTIKDMKDLKSIKIINAADLKNASNIKLAAANLLSQSKRHDFKVESRNDYEYENNNNCDDSGTEHSDDDDDHAPQNNGGGYPRLVLTPEERRLLAKEGITLPTSYPLTKHEERELKRIRRKIRNKISAQDSRKRKKEYVDGLEDRVKQCTAENQTLIRRLKILQSQNQSLSTQLKRLQNVLTGATTAGGKAQPATCLLVLLLSVALVALPSLRDDVRPPPAPAHPHPHPPAAPPAPQLPAQRARALLQHTKMVLDEAVIDDGEFNMDELITFNRHSDHDYQITKAEIPTLPGGYHDLPIDEDWPPNLKKRMKTIHFDYDDGHDYLPPIVKEENYENAYKIEAKIDEIEDNAFFTNTLMSTGRKLGELIDLFPPIPVKNEDILVEEVSDYDTRNITEVKSFIVNGVNGI from the exons ATGGATAAGAAACTGGACCTATTGTCCTTGTTAGAG ACGGACTCGTGGCAGAGTCCGGATGATCTCCTGGAGAACATCTTCTCTCTGGAGCAGGGGTCCCTCAACTTCCTCGAGGAAGCCTTGCCGGACTTCAACTTGGACCCCGACAATGTGCCCCAGTCCTCCGGAGCTGTTAGTAGCTCGTGTTCAGATAGTGGGCTTTCCAGTGATCCTGCTGAGTT CGACTTCGAGCAGCAGCTCTCCCCGTTTCTGATCCAGAACTCCTGCGACGAGGACCTGACCTGCGCGGGCCTGGAGCCGACCAGCCCCGGCGCCGTCCAGGACGTGGTCATCCAGGACTGCAGCGAAGCCTCCAACTCTTCTGATGCCTTCGACGTGCTCAACTTCGAGCAAAACGTCGTGCCCGGCTTCATCAATAAGAATACATTCCAAAATG ACAAAGGCGGGAGGAAGCGGCGCCTCTCGCAGACGCCCCAGGCCGTGGTGCAGCCCAAGGTGCAGAAGCCTTCGATCAAGATCGCAGCCAATGTGAAGCCACAACTGGTGGTCAAGTCGCAACCGCAGAAGCCTTTAAAAGTTGCCAATATACAG GTCATCAACCCGCCACCAAAAGTATACTGCAAGCCCGTCGAAACCGTCGCCCCCCAACGTAAAGTCATCCGCGTCGCGCCCATGGCCGGCAACCCTCGCTCCATTCTCCTCCCCGTCACCATCAAAGACATGAAGgacctcaagtccatcaagatcATCAATGCTGCAGACTTGAAGAACGCCTCCAATATCAAATTGGCAGCGGCAAATCTTCTGTCTCAGAGCAAACGACACGACTTCAAAGTGGAATCTAGGAATGATTATGAAtatgagaataataataactgcg ACGACTCCGGCACCGAGCACAGCGATGATGATGACGACCACGCCCCCCAGAACAACGGCGGCGGCTACCCGCGCCTGGTCCTCACCCCCGAGGAGCGCCGGCTCCTCGCCAAGGAGGGCATCACCCTCCCTACCAGCTACCCCCTCACCAAACACGAGGAGAGAGAGCTCAAGAGGATCAGGAGGAAGATCAGGAATAAGATCTCCGCACAGGACTCGAGGAAGCGCAAGAAGGAATACGTTGACGGGCTCGAAGACAg GGTTAAGCAGTGTACAGCCGAGAACCAAACCCTGATCCGAAGGCTAAAAATTCTGCAGTCGCAGAACCAGTCGCTGTCCACGCAACTGAAGAGGTTACAG AACGTGCTGACGGGCGCCACGACAGCCGGCGGCAAGGCGCAGCCCGCCACGTGCCTGCTGGTGCTGCTGCTGTCGGTGGCGCTGGTGGCGCTGCCGTCCCTGCGCGACGACGTGCGCCCCCCGCCCGCCCCcgcgcacccgcacccgcacccgcccGCCGCCCCGCCCGCGCCCCAGCTCCCCGCGCAGCGAGCGAGGGCCCTGCTGCAGCATACTA AAATGGTGCTGGACGAAGCCGTGATCGACGACGGCGAGTTCAACATGGATGAGCTGATCACCTTCAACCGTCACTCCGACCACGACTACCAGATCACCAAGGCAGAGATCCCCACCCTCCCGGGCGGCTACCACGACCTGCCCATCGACGAGGACTGGCCCCCCAACCTCAAGAAACGCATGAAAACCATACACTTCGACTACGACGACGGACACGATTACCTCCCCCCTATCGTCAAGGAGGAAAACTACGAAAACGCATACAAAATAGAAGCAAAAATCGACGAAATAGAGGACAACGCGTTCTTCACTAACACCCTCATGTCTACAGGAAGGAAACTAGGCGAGCTGATCGATCTCTTCCCGCCCATACCGGTCAAGAACGAAGATATACTCGTAGAAGAAGTATCCGATTATGATACGAGGAATATTACAGAAGTTAAAAGCTTCATCGTGAATGGTGTGAACGGTATTTAG
- the LOC134748859 gene encoding uncharacterized protein LOC134748859: protein MVSHKVQLLASLLLISEVYTQYAGRNCYGNQQVGRLQPPTSGQFIIPAIIKPLPYRPPSAPFRPPSAPSQPRYSPRLTNDVIAERLLRLLICDIIENDNVGVDVDVKEEKKNDVKEGKKNVDVKEEENKNDVTNESKEPEICVFIRPCNC from the exons ATGGTGTCACACAAAGTGCAGTTATTGGCATCGCTTTTACTCATATCTGAG GTTTATACCCAATATGCGGGTAGAAACTGCTACGGTAACCAGCAAGTTGGACGGCTGCAGCCCCCCACCTCGGGTCAGTTCATCATACCAGCTATTATCAAGCCACTTCCTTACCGCCCACCCAGCGCGCCTTTCCGCCCACCCAGCGCGCCTTCCCAACCCCGCTACTCCCCCAGGCTAACCAACGATGTGATCGCTGAAAGACTGTTACGCCTTCTCATATGTGATATAATCGAGAATGATAACGTGGGCGTGGACGTTGACGTgaaagaagaaaagaagaatGACGTGAAAGAAGGAAAGAAGAATGTTGACgtgaaagaagaagaaaataagaACGATGTAACCAATGAAAGCAAAGAACCAGAAATATGTGTGTTTATTAGACCGTGTAACTGTTAG